The following coding sequences lie in one Bacillus solimangrovi genomic window:
- a CDS encoding YhdB family protein, producing the protein MGTVDYDRALYYIYRNEWDNLLLLMVRTKDDLLSKKIEHFLHACHFEYDLSVINRKTETLFKYLDHALEATPIVATEVY; encoded by the coding sequence ATGGGGACTGTTGATTACGATCGAGCGTTATATTACATCTATCGCAACGAATGGGATAATTTATTATTGCTAATGGTTCGAACAAAGGATGATTTACTTTCAAAGAAAATTGAGCATTTTTTACACGCTTGTCATTTTGAATATGACTTAAGTGTCATCAATCGCAAAACAGAAACACTTTTTAAGTATCTTGACCATGCACTTGAAGCAACCCCAATTGTTGCTACTGAAGTTTATTAA
- a CDS encoding MFS transporter — protein MDLRKDKRFIKMMLANIFSSIGSGVTLITVPWLLISKQNGEVVFGYVSFMVTLFMFIITPYIGLLVDRVSRKNLLLIGEVGGAVIVLCMALLGLINGEFVTWQLILIFATGALYYNLFYPTIFAFNQEIFSKEQYETLNGAMEVQGQLSAVIAGGVASLIIGKIDLVWILIVDVLSYIAAFLLLYMIPYERSNVEEKESISFNKKLLSGFTYMKKTPPLALFLFASFLPFIVVMVTNYVFPIHINQTLQASATIYGTKEMIYAVGAICAGLLIPKMIHKLGKEETVVTTVALFAIAMLIITTIPNAMLLVGISLIIGFGNAGSRVSRNILIMELIPNEIVGRVMSVFRVIGMGLRLILIGAFTFIIPQFGTIVALVILSIICVLSVFIVIVSKVAMKKTFLKGTATVN, from the coding sequence ATGGACCTAAGGAAAGATAAACGGTTTATTAAGATGATGTTGGCTAATATTTTTTCATCAATTGGCTCTGGAGTGACGTTAATAACTGTTCCTTGGTTACTTATATCAAAACAAAATGGAGAGGTGGTATTTGGTTATGTTTCTTTTATGGTTACCTTATTCATGTTTATCATTACACCGTACATCGGGTTGTTGGTTGACAGAGTATCAAGAAAGAACCTTCTTCTAATTGGAGAAGTAGGTGGTGCAGTTATTGTTCTTTGCATGGCATTGTTAGGATTAATTAACGGTGAGTTTGTTACTTGGCAACTTATTCTCATATTTGCTACTGGTGCTTTGTACTATAATTTATTTTATCCTACGATATTTGCCTTTAACCAGGAGATTTTTTCAAAAGAACAATATGAGACTTTGAATGGAGCCATGGAAGTCCAAGGTCAATTATCTGCAGTTATCGCTGGTGGAGTGGCAAGTCTTATTATCGGAAAAATAGACTTAGTATGGATATTAATCGTTGATGTATTATCATATATTGCAGCATTTTTATTACTTTATATGATTCCATATGAACGTTCAAATGTGGAAGAGAAGGAGAGCATATCTTTTAATAAAAAATTGCTGAGTGGATTCACTTATATGAAAAAGACGCCACCATTAGCTCTATTCCTATTTGCATCTTTCTTGCCTTTTATAGTTGTAATGGTTACAAATTATGTATTTCCAATTCATATCAATCAAACACTTCAAGCGAGTGCAACGATATACGGAACGAAGGAGATGATCTATGCGGTTGGAGCAATTTGTGCAGGTCTATTAATACCAAAAATGATTCATAAGTTAGGAAAAGAAGAAACAGTAGTCACAACCGTTGCGCTCTTTGCAATAGCAATGTTAATCATAACCACTATACCAAATGCAATGTTGCTAGTAGGGATTTCATTGATTATTGGGTTTGGAAATGCTGGTTCAAGAGTAAGTAGAAATATTTTGATTATGGAATTAATACCTAACGAAATTGTAGGGCGAGTCATGAGTGTCTTTCGTGTTATCGGAATGGGATTGAGGTTAATCTTAATTGGCGCATTTACGTTTATTATTCCACAATTCGGTACAATTGTAGCTTTAGTAATCTTAAGTATAATTTGTGTCCTATCAGTATTCATTGTGATCGTGTCAAAAGTTGCAATGAAGAAAACATTCTTAAAAGGGACAGCAACTGTAAATTAA